One genomic segment of Amycolatopsis sp. Hca4 includes these proteins:
- a CDS encoding class II aldolase/adducin family protein, with the protein MILETERAAVCAYARRMVGDGLVVGTSGNVSVRGGDLVAVTPTGVAYSSLTPADIPVVDLGGQVVDGALKPTSELPMHLSVYWDVRDPDGEPVTAVVHTHSPHATAVSTLVREVPPIHYIIATIGPSVRVARYATYGTPELAAAVLEALEGRRGCLMANHGTLTYGDGLEAAYHRAQQLEWACRVWLLAQSAGRPSLLPPPEVANVVERLKGYGQG; encoded by the coding sequence ATGATCCTCGAGACCGAGCGGGCCGCCGTGTGTGCCTATGCGCGGCGGATGGTCGGGGATGGCCTGGTCGTCGGGACCTCCGGGAACGTCTCCGTGCGGGGCGGTGATCTCGTCGCCGTCACGCCCACCGGGGTGGCCTACTCGAGCCTCACCCCCGCCGATATCCCCGTTGTCGACCTCGGGGGGCAGGTCGTCGACGGGGCGCTCAAACCCACCAGCGAACTGCCGATGCACCTGTCCGTGTACTGGGACGTTCGTGACCCGGACGGGGAGCCCGTGACGGCCGTCGTGCACACGCACTCGCCGCACGCCACCGCCGTCTCCACGCTCGTTCGGGAGGTTCCGCCGATCCACTACATCATCGCCACCATCGGCCCCTCCGTGCGCGTTGCCCGCTACGCCACCTACGGCACGCCGGAGCTCGCCGCCGCCGTGCTCGAAGCGCTTGAAGGGCGCCGTGGCTGTCTGATGGCCAACCACGGCACCCTCACCTACGGCGATGGCCTCGAAGCCGCCTACCACCGCGCCCAGCAGCTCGAATGGGCCTGCCGCGTGTGGCTGCTCGCCCAGAGCGCCGGGCGGCCCAGCCTGCTGCCGCCGCCCGAGGTCGCGAACGTCGTCGAACGGCTGAAGGGCTACGGGCAGGGCTAG
- a CDS encoding HD family phosphohydrolase produces the protein MRTQESTIDHVIVGAVEERVHRLCREYADRLQFHGWHHVGFVRAKAAGFARHNGADVAVVEVAALVHDVNYLVLRNSPAAAGRSLRLEILAECGVPPRIARWIDEIVDEAEMATRGRDISLEAQALSDADTLFKALPVTPVVLAHRYLRENGLSLRELAHKIVGEQCDVHDEGYYFYNPEAAATYSRWATANLQLWQCIKEAVDDPTVVELLDAVAS, from the coding sequence ATGCGCACGCAGGAAAGCACGATCGACCACGTGATCGTCGGCGCCGTCGAAGAAAGGGTCCACCGGCTTTGCCGGGAGTACGCCGACCGGCTGCAGTTCCACGGCTGGCACCACGTCGGTTTCGTCCGCGCGAAGGCGGCCGGTTTCGCCCGGCACAACGGCGCCGACGTGGCGGTGGTGGAAGTGGCCGCGCTGGTGCACGACGTCAACTACCTGGTGCTCCGGAACTCGCCGGCCGCGGCGGGCCGGAGCCTGCGGCTGGAAATCCTCGCCGAATGCGGTGTTCCGCCGCGGATCGCGCGGTGGATCGACGAGATCGTCGACGAAGCGGAAATGGCCACCCGCGGCCGCGACATTTCGCTGGAGGCGCAGGCGCTGAGCGACGCGGACACGTTGTTCAAGGCGCTGCCGGTGACGCCGGTGGTGCTGGCGCACCGCTACCTGCGCGAGAACGGCCTGAGCCTGCGCGAGCTGGCCCACAAGATCGTCGGCGAGCAGTGCGACGTCCACGACGAGGGCTACTACTTCTACAACCCGGAGGCGGCGGCCACGTACTCGCGCTGGGCGACGGCGAACCTCCAGCTATGGCAGTGCATCAAGGAGGCGGTCGACGACCCGACGGTGGTGGAGCTGCTGGACGCGGTGGCGTCCTAG
- a CDS encoding DUF445 domain-containing protein has translation MPVIAALIGYVTKRVAIEMMFRPLEFVGVKPFGWQGVLPANAERMAATATEMLTTTLVDPKEIFARLDPAEVAKEIEQPLLRVVEDVTREVMETYQPRLWEVLPNSAQQLLLKRVQAEAPKAITKIMREIAGNIEDVLDLKHMVVTNLVRDKALLNRLIRDISRPEMRFIARSGLAFGFGLGCVQLVVWALTKSPIVLPLFGLGIGWLTDWLALKMIFLPREPRRFFGLYTWQGVFQKRRDQVAADYGDMIAREIITIPNLLEAVLRGPKSDKLFALITREVQKTIDAQASVVKPFVAMAVGTRKFQEMKQTAAAKAAERVPETIRHAEDYAINALDVRNTIVDRMKKLSPLEFEQLLRPAFRQDEWKLIAVGAVIGGLVGELQVLALLG, from the coding sequence ATGCCGGTCATCGCGGCCCTGATCGGCTACGTCACCAAGCGCGTCGCCATCGAGATGATGTTCCGCCCGCTGGAGTTCGTCGGCGTCAAACCCTTCGGCTGGCAGGGCGTGCTGCCGGCGAACGCCGAGCGGATGGCGGCCACCGCCACCGAGATGCTGACGACCACCCTGGTCGACCCGAAGGAGATCTTCGCCCGGCTCGACCCGGCGGAAGTCGCCAAGGAGATCGAGCAGCCGCTGCTGCGGGTCGTCGAGGACGTCACCCGCGAGGTGATGGAGACCTACCAGCCGCGGCTGTGGGAGGTCCTGCCGAACAGCGCGCAGCAGCTGTTGCTCAAGCGCGTCCAGGCCGAGGCGCCGAAGGCGATCACGAAGATCATGCGGGAGATCGCCGGCAACATCGAGGACGTCCTCGACCTCAAGCACATGGTCGTGACGAACCTGGTCCGCGACAAGGCACTGCTCAACCGGCTGATCCGGGACATCTCACGGCCGGAGATGCGGTTCATCGCCCGCTCGGGCCTGGCCTTCGGGTTCGGCCTCGGCTGCGTGCAGCTGGTGGTCTGGGCGCTGACGAAGTCGCCGATCGTGCTGCCGCTGTTCGGCCTCGGCATCGGCTGGCTCACCGACTGGCTGGCCCTGAAGATGATCTTCCTGCCCCGCGAGCCGCGCCGGTTCTTCGGCCTCTACACCTGGCAGGGCGTCTTCCAGAAGCGCCGTGACCAGGTGGCCGCCGACTACGGCGACATGATCGCGCGCGAGATCATCACCATCCCGAACCTCCTGGAAGCCGTGCTGCGCGGCCCGAAGTCCGACAAGCTGTTCGCGCTGATCACCCGCGAGGTGCAGAAGACGATCGACGCGCAGGCGAGCGTCGTCAAGCCGTTCGTCGCCATGGCGGTCGGCACGAGGAAGTTCCAGGAGATGAAGCAGACGGCGGCGGCGAAAGCCGCGGAACGCGTCCCGGAGACGATCCGCCACGCCGAGGACTACGCGATCAACGCGCTCGACGTGCGCAACACGATCGTGGACCGGATGAAGAAGCTGAGCCCGCTCGAGTTCGAGCAGCTGCTGCGGCCGGCGTTCCGCCAGGACGAGTGGAAGCTGATCGCCGTCGGCGCGGTGATCGGCGGGCTCGTCGGGGAACTGCAGGTGCTCGCCCTGCTCGGGTAG
- a CDS encoding metal ABC transporter permease, which translates to MDLFDFGKTWELITELSGVQTALLAALILGLVAGVLGPLIVMRRMSFAVHGTSELAFTGGAAALLLGIGVEYGALIGAVAAALLLGILGARDADRDSVIGVILSFGLGMGVLFLSFYKGRSGNKFGILTGQIITIDSTNLTLFVVSSVVVLAVLALVYRPLLFASVDRNVAVARGVPVKTLTVVFALLVGVSTALSVKVVGSLLVVALMVTPAAAAARVTASPWKATVLSVVFAEVAAIGGIVLSLAPGLPVSAFVTAISFLIYVVCRVLAWQRDRRTRVSTVEPALVAAA; encoded by the coding sequence TTGGATCTGTTCGACTTCGGCAAGACCTGGGAACTGATCACCGAGCTGTCCGGGGTGCAGACCGCCCTGCTGGCGGCGCTGATCCTCGGCCTGGTGGCGGGGGTGCTGGGCCCGCTGATCGTGATGCGGCGGATGTCGTTCGCGGTGCACGGCACGTCCGAGCTGGCGTTCACCGGCGGCGCGGCGGCGCTGCTGCTGGGGATCGGCGTCGAGTACGGCGCCCTGATCGGCGCGGTGGCGGCGGCCCTGCTCCTGGGCATCCTGGGCGCGCGTGACGCGGACCGCGACTCGGTGATCGGCGTGATCCTGTCCTTCGGGCTCGGGATGGGCGTGCTGTTCCTGTCGTTCTACAAGGGACGGTCCGGGAACAAGTTCGGGATCCTCACCGGCCAGATCATCACGATCGACTCGACGAACCTGACGTTGTTCGTGGTGTCGTCGGTGGTGGTGCTGGCGGTGCTGGCGCTGGTGTACCGGCCGTTGCTGTTCGCTTCGGTGGACCGGAACGTGGCCGTGGCCCGCGGGGTCCCGGTGAAGACGCTGACCGTGGTGTTCGCGCTGCTGGTGGGGGTCTCGACGGCGTTGAGCGTGAAGGTGGTCGGCTCGCTGCTGGTGGTGGCCCTGATGGTGACCCCGGCCGCGGCGGCGGCCCGCGTGACGGCGTCACCGTGGAAGGCCACGGTGCTGTCGGTGGTGTTCGCCGAGGTGGCGGCGATCGGCGGAATCGTCCTGTCACTGGCCCCGGGGCTGCCGGTGAGCGCGTTCGTGACGGCGATTTCGTTCCTGATCTACGTGGTGTGCCGGGTGCTCGCGTGGCAGCGGGACCGCCGGACGAGGGTCAGCACGGTGGAACCGGCCCTCGTCGCGGCGGCCTGA
- a CDS encoding DUF445 domain-containing protein: MDAVLHDLALHWPLYAAMPFVAALIGYVTKRVAIEMMFRPLDFVGIPPFLGWQGVVPKHGGRMAAVATELLTANLLDLREVLDRIDPVIITSELEQPLLKAVDHTAREVLAEHHPRLWEVMPTLAQEMLIKQVQAAAPRLVREFLDDVRENLDEVLDVQHMTVQRLTRDRALLVRLIRETSRPEMAFIARMGIYFGFGLGLVQTIVWAFTREPWVLPVFGGVIGLCTDWLAIKLIFVPREPVRVGRVIFQGKFQRRRAEVARQYGELIATEVLTVRNLLDAILRGPRADRLAAMVENLVSDAVDKQLPLSRTLGGTRLREMKHAAARKALDQLPDTARYAEGYLTEAMDVAKVIEQRMLALTPLEFEGLLRPAFRQDEWKLIAVGGVIGFLVGELQVLLMLG; encoded by the coding sequence ATGGACGCTGTCCTGCACGACCTCGCCCTGCACTGGCCGCTGTACGCGGCGATGCCGTTCGTCGCCGCGCTGATCGGGTACGTCACTAAGCGCGTGGCCATCGAGATGATGTTCCGGCCGCTCGACTTCGTCGGGATCCCGCCGTTCCTCGGCTGGCAGGGCGTCGTCCCCAAGCACGGCGGGCGGATGGCCGCCGTCGCCACCGAGCTGCTGACGGCGAACCTGCTCGACCTGCGCGAAGTGCTGGACCGGATCGACCCGGTGATCATCACCAGCGAGCTCGAACAGCCACTGCTGAAGGCGGTCGACCACACCGCGCGCGAGGTGCTGGCCGAGCACCACCCGCGGCTGTGGGAGGTCATGCCGACGCTGGCCCAGGAAATGCTGATCAAGCAGGTCCAGGCGGCGGCACCGCGGCTGGTCCGGGAGTTCCTCGACGACGTCCGCGAGAACCTCGACGAGGTCCTCGACGTCCAGCACATGACGGTCCAGCGGCTGACCCGGGACCGCGCGCTGCTGGTCCGGCTGATCCGCGAGACGTCCCGCCCGGAGATGGCGTTCATCGCCCGGATGGGGATCTACTTCGGGTTCGGCCTCGGCTTGGTCCAGACGATCGTGTGGGCGTTCACCCGCGAGCCGTGGGTGCTGCCGGTCTTCGGCGGGGTGATCGGGCTGTGCACCGACTGGCTGGCGATCAAGCTGATCTTCGTCCCGCGCGAGCCGGTGCGCGTGGGCCGGGTCATCTTCCAGGGCAAGTTCCAGCGCCGCCGGGCCGAGGTGGCCCGGCAGTACGGCGAGCTGATCGCGACCGAGGTGCTGACCGTCCGGAACCTGCTGGACGCGATCCTGCGCGGCCCGCGCGCCGACCGCCTGGCGGCCATGGTGGAGAACCTCGTCTCGGACGCGGTCGACAAGCAGCTCCCGCTGTCCCGCACCCTGGGCGGCACTCGCCTGCGCGAGATGAAGCACGCGGCGGCCCGGAAGGCCCTCGATCAGCTACCGGACACGGCCCGGTACGCCGAGGGGTACCTGACCGAGGCGATGGACGTCGCGAAGGTGATCGAGCAGCGGATGCTGGCGTTGACACCGCTGGAGTTCGAGGGCTTGCTGCGGCCGGCGTTCCGGCAGGACGAGTGGAAGCTGATCGCCGTCGGCGGGGTGATCGGGTTCCTCGTCGGGGAACTGCAGGTCCTGCTGATGCTCGGCTGA